The DNA segment AAAGTAAAATGAAATTTCTTTTTCGTTTCGTCCTACCGCTTCTCTTAATTCTACCGGGGTGTGAAGATGATGCTGGGCTCAAGAATCTAGCGCCCACTGTTCTTCTTATCTCCATGGACGGTTTCCGGTGGGACTACATGGAGCGGACAAACACTCCGAACCTCGACTATCTTGTGGAACACGGCGTAAAGGCGGAGGCACTCATTCCTGTCTTTCTCACCAAGACTTTTCCAAATCACCTCACCATCGTCACCGGCCTCTATCCTGAAAACCACGGCATCGTCAGTAACAACATGTATGATCCTGAGTTTGACGACTGGTATTATATTGGTCAGGGTAGCGAACCGGTACAAGACGGAAGGTGGTATGACGGCGAACCCATCTGGGTCACGGCGGCGAAGCAGAATCAGATCGCCATGACGATGTTCTGGCCCGCCTCCGAAGCGGAGATCATGGGCCTCCGGCCAGACGAGTATTATATCTATGACGGTTCTATTCCTAACGAAGACCGCGTGGAACAGGTCCTTGATTGGCTCGATTATCCTCAGAAAAAGCGGCCGACTTTTCTCACTGTCTACTTCAGCGATCTCGACAGCTGGGGACACGCCTACGGACCGGAATCGACTGAAATGAAATCAGCGATTGTTGAAATGGACGATAGGATCGGTCAACTATTAGAAGGCCTCCAGAAACGTGAAATGGATGACAAGGTCAATATAATTATCACCTCCGATCACGGCATGGTGCAGTTGAGTCGAGACCAAATAATCTTCCTGGACGACTACATCAGTCTAGACGATGCAACCATCGTGGACTGGTCTCCCGTTACAGCCATCCGGCCCGACGAAGGTAAGGCGGACCTAATCTACGATACGTTGAAGGATGTGCATGAAAACTTCCACGTGTACAAGAAGGAAGAGATGCCCGAACACCTTCACTACCGGGAGCACCGGAGAATTCCTTCAATTATCGGGATTTCTGATGAGGGGTGGTCTGTCACCACGCACGACCAATTCGACTCTCAACCAAACTGGTATACAGGCGGGGGCCACGGCTACGATCCCGCGTACAAATCGATGCACGGCATATTCATCGCTCACGGATCTGCCTTCAAGGAAAACGTGACGGTTGAGGCGTTCCAGAATCTCCATCTCTACGAACTGATGTGCCACGTCCTAGGGCTCATCCCGGCGGAGAATGATGGGAAGCTTGACTCAGTCCTCATCGTTCTCCGGGATTAGAGATAACTGCATTTGGGTCTCAGATTTCCTAACTTCCGCTCCAAACCACGGTGAGTGAGAACGCCCTATGAATGATTCAATTGACTGGATGACCGCTGGAGATGAGGCCGTCAGCCTTCTGAAAGAGGACCTCACTATCAAGACTGTCAATCTCCTCGGGGGTGTCAGTCACTCCGTCCGAAACACCGGCGCCACCACAAACCGCTGGCTGTACGGCTACAAAAAATGACGGCTAAACTCGACCTGAAGAAAAAACTGAAACACCTCTACTCCCCGTCAAAGAAGGAAGTAGTTTTAGTAGATGTCCCTCCGATGAACTTCTTGATGATTGATGGAAAAGGAGACCCAAACACGTCAGAGAGCTATCGGCAGGCGCTGGAGGCTCTCTACGGCGTGGCGTACACCCTGAAGTTCGATCTCAAGAAGAGGGGAGTCGGGCCCGACTTCACGGTGATGCCGTTAGAAGGGCTTTGGTGGATGGAAGGCCGTGAAGATTTCGACCCGGAGGACAAAGATAACTGGTCGTGGACATCCATGATTTTGCAGCCGGATCATATCACGACCGAGCATCTGACCACGGCCATGGACCAACTGAAGGAAAAGAAGGATCCTCCGGCGCTGGAGCAGATGCGGTTCGAGATGCACGACGAAGGTCTCTCAGCGCAGATAATGCACATAGGCCCGTACGCCGAAGAAGGACCAACCATCGAGAAGCTTCACCGATTCGTAGAGGAACAGGGTTACAAATTTCACAAGAAGCACCACGAAATCTATCTCGGCGATCCCCGCCGGACGAAACCAGAAAACCTGCGAACGGTCATCCGTCACCCCGTGAGAGAGGCATAACGATGCACATCAAGATAGAGTGGCCTTCCGGCAAAGCCACTGCCATATTGAAGGATACATCTACCAGCCGGGCACTGCTCAAAGCAATGCCGTGTACCTCAAGAGCCAACATTTGGGGAGAAGAGGTCTACTTTTCCATGCCTGTCGATTCCGATCTGGAACCGGACGCCCAGCAGGTGGTTCCGCCCGGGACGGTCTGCTTCTGGGTGGAGGGAAGTTCCCTCGCTATTCCCTACGGCCCAACGCCGATTTCGGAAGGCGATGAGTGCAGACTGGCGGCGGCGTGCAACGTAGTGGGAGAACTGGACGGAGACCCGCGGACACTCGCTTCCGTGAAAAGCGGGGACTCGATTTCCGTTCGCCTCATCGATGGCTGACCAGTTAAAATCTGATCCAGAGATTCACTATCCAAAATTAGGATTGTGTTTGTCTGTGGGGATCATTCTCTGGTGGATGCCTCCCCCGCAAGGTTTGGGTGTAACTGGTTGGCATGTCTTCGCGGTTTTCTTTGCCACCATTTTGAGCTTTATCCTGCGTCCTGTTCCGATGGGGCCTGCGGTGCTGTTGGCTTTGGTGGTTTTGGCCGCCACCAATACTTTGGGTGAAACAGGTAAAGAATCATTTGCGGCGGCCATGGCTGGCTATGGCAACACGACCGTGTGGTTGGTGGTGGCGGCATTTTTGATTGCCGGGGCCATGATTCGGACCGGATTGGGTAGGCGGATTGCGCTGGGATGTGTGGTCAAGTTTGGGAAAACCACTCTCGGCTTGGGTTATGCCACCGCCGCGGCTGAATTTATTCTTGGCCCCGCCATTCCATCCAATACCGCCCGTGGCGGAGGGATTATGGCGCCCATTGTCAATTCCCTGGCGAGAGCATTGGGTTCCTCGCCGGAAGACCAACCCAAGCGTGCGGGTGAATATCTCATGCTTAATG comes from the Candidatus Neomarinimicrobiota bacterium genome and includes:
- a CDS encoding ectonucleotide pyrophosphatase/phosphodiesterase, translating into MKFLFRFVLPLLLILPGCEDDAGLKNLAPTVLLISMDGFRWDYMERTNTPNLDYLVEHGVKAEALIPVFLTKTFPNHLTIVTGLYPENHGIVSNNMYDPEFDDWYYIGQGSEPVQDGRWYDGEPIWVTAAKQNQIAMTMFWPASEAEIMGLRPDEYYIYDGSIPNEDRVEQVLDWLDYPQKKRPTFLTVYFSDLDSWGHAYGPESTEMKSAIVEMDDRIGQLLEGLQKREMDDKVNIIITSDHGMVQLSRDQIIFLDDYISLDDATIVDWSPVTAIRPDEGKADLIYDTLKDVHENFHVYKKEEMPEHLHYREHRRIPSIIGISDEGWSVTTHDQFDSQPNWYTGGGHGYDPAYKSMHGIFIAHGSAFKENVTVEAFQNLHLYELMCHVLGLIPAENDGKLDSVLIVLRD
- a CDS encoding GyrI-like domain-containing protein produces the protein MTAKLDLKKKLKHLYSPSKKEVVLVDVPPMNFLMIDGKGDPNTSESYRQALEALYGVAYTLKFDLKKRGVGPDFTVMPLEGLWWMEGREDFDPEDKDNWSWTSMILQPDHITTEHLTTAMDQLKEKKDPPALEQMRFEMHDEGLSAQIMHIGPYAEEGPTIEKLHRFVEEQGYKFHKKHHEIYLGDPRRTKPENLRTVIRHPVREA
- a CDS encoding cyclophilin-like fold protein, giving the protein MHIKIEWPSGKATAILKDTSTSRALLKAMPCTSRANIWGEEVYFSMPVDSDLEPDAQQVVPPGTVCFWVEGSSLAIPYGPTPISEGDECRLAAACNVVGELDGDPRTLASVKSGDSISVRLIDG